Proteins from a genomic interval of Geodermatophilus obscurus DSM 43160:
- a CDS encoding RNA-binding S4 domain-containing protein yields the protein MSRVRTVELRPGEESIRLGQLLKLVDAVPTGAQVKDVLLTGTVRVNGEPEERRGRQLRKGDVVSVEGMEDVRVA from the coding sequence ATGAGCCGCGTGCGCACCGTCGAACTGCGGCCGGGGGAGGAGTCCATCCGGCTGGGGCAGCTGCTCAAGCTGGTGGACGCCGTCCCGACCGGCGCCCAGGTGAAGGACGTGCTGCTCACCGGCACGGTGCGGGTCAACGGCGAGCCGGAGGAGCGCCGCGGCCGGCAGCTGCGCAAGGGCGACGTCGTGAGCGTCGAGGGCATGGAGGACGTGCGCGTCGCCTGA
- a CDS encoding pyridoxal phosphate-dependent aminotransferase, with protein MTRAPYLSSRLQGFGTTVFAEMSALAVATGSINLGQGFPDYPGPPEVLDVARAAIGTAHDQYPPGPGIPELRSAVAEHVHRFGGHAYDPDAEILVTAGATEALTAALLALLEPGDEVVLFEPMYDSYAAGIAMAGGVARPVPLRPPASGTGPWTFDPAELRAAVTPRARLLLLNTPHNPTGKVFTRAELGTLAALAMEHELLVLTDEVYEHLVFTGSRHATLATVPGMRERTLVVGSAGKTFNVTGWKVGWICGPAPLVSAVRTAKQFLTYVNGGPFQPAVAAGLRLPGEYFAGIARDLEHRRDVLVEGLTAAGLPVVCPEATYFATVDVRPVQPDGDGLAFCRALPERAGVVAVPTVVFYSSEHAHLGRHLVRFAFCKSDAVLAEAVERLGRMG; from the coding sequence ATGACGCGCGCGCCGTACCTGTCGTCCCGGCTGCAGGGCTTCGGGACGACGGTCTTCGCCGAGATGAGCGCGCTCGCCGTCGCCACGGGCTCGATCAACCTCGGGCAGGGCTTCCCGGACTACCCGGGACCGCCGGAGGTGCTCGACGTCGCCCGCGCGGCCATCGGCACCGCGCACGACCAGTACCCGCCGGGCCCCGGCATCCCGGAGCTGCGGTCCGCGGTCGCCGAGCACGTGCACCGCTTCGGCGGCCACGCCTACGACCCGGACGCCGAGATCCTGGTCACCGCGGGCGCGACCGAGGCGCTGACCGCCGCGCTGCTGGCGCTGCTCGAGCCCGGCGACGAGGTCGTGCTGTTCGAGCCGATGTACGACAGCTACGCGGCGGGCATCGCGATGGCCGGCGGGGTCGCCCGGCCGGTGCCGCTGCGGCCCCCGGCGTCCGGCACCGGCCCGTGGACCTTCGACCCCGCCGAGCTGCGCGCCGCGGTCACCCCGCGGGCGCGGCTGCTGCTGCTCAACACCCCGCACAACCCCACCGGCAAGGTCTTCACCCGCGCGGAGCTGGGCACGCTGGCCGCGCTGGCGATGGAGCACGAGCTGCTGGTGCTCACCGACGAGGTCTACGAGCACCTGGTCTTCACGGGCAGCCGGCACGCCACCCTGGCCACCGTGCCCGGCATGCGGGAGCGGACCCTCGTGGTGGGCAGCGCCGGGAAGACCTTCAACGTCACCGGCTGGAAGGTCGGCTGGATCTGCGGACCGGCGCCGCTGGTGTCCGCCGTCCGCACGGCCAAGCAGTTCCTCACCTACGTCAACGGCGGGCCGTTCCAGCCGGCGGTCGCGGCGGGGCTGCGGCTGCCCGGCGAGTACTTCGCCGGCATCGCGCGGGACCTGGAGCACCGCCGCGACGTGCTGGTCGAGGGGCTGACCGCGGCGGGCCTGCCGGTGGTGTGCCCGGAGGCGACGTACTTCGCCACGGTCGACGTCCGGCCGGTGCAGCCCGACGGGGACGGCCTGGCCTTCTGCCGGGCGCTCCCCGAGCGCGCGGGGGTGGTGGCCGTCCCGACCGTGGTCTTCTACTCGTCGGAGCACGCGCACCTGGGGCGCCACCTGGTGCGCTTCGCGTTCTGCAAGAGCGACGCGGTGCTGGCCGAGGCGGTCGAGCGACTGGGGAGGATGGGCTGA
- a CDS encoding nitrilase-related carbon-nitrogen hydrolase encodes MRFAVVQHDIVWEDRAANFARLAPQVACAAGAGAEFVLLSETFSTGFSMTPGIGEPEGGPSARFLQEQAAEHGVWVAGSCPEVAPDTGGVGGGDAALPYNSFVLAGPDGTVHRYRKLHPFTHGGEHERFRAGEKPVTVEVGDLRVTPFICYDLRFADVFWSAALDTDVYLVTANWPAARRLHWQTLLQARAIENQAYVVGCNRVGTAGDGTEHTGDSRIVSPMGELLVTAAGVETVLVADVDPAEVAATRQRLQFIADRR; translated from the coding sequence ATGAGGTTCGCGGTGGTCCAGCACGACATCGTCTGGGAGGACCGGGCGGCCAACTTCGCGCGCCTGGCGCCGCAGGTGGCCTGCGCGGCCGGCGCCGGGGCGGAGTTCGTGCTCCTCAGCGAGACGTTCTCCACCGGCTTCTCGATGACGCCGGGGATCGGCGAGCCCGAGGGCGGCCCGTCGGCGCGGTTCCTGCAGGAGCAGGCTGCCGAGCACGGCGTCTGGGTGGCCGGCAGCTGCCCGGAGGTCGCCCCGGACACCGGCGGGGTGGGTGGGGGTGACGCAGCGCTGCCCTACAACTCGTTCGTCCTGGCGGGCCCCGACGGCACGGTGCACCGCTACCGCAAGCTGCACCCGTTCACCCACGGCGGCGAGCACGAGCGCTTCCGGGCGGGGGAGAAGCCGGTGACCGTGGAGGTCGGCGACCTGCGGGTGACGCCGTTCATCTGCTACGACCTGCGCTTCGCCGACGTCTTCTGGTCCGCCGCGCTCGACACCGACGTCTACCTGGTGACGGCGAACTGGCCCGCCGCCCGCCGGCTGCACTGGCAGACGCTGCTGCAGGCCCGGGCGATCGAGAACCAGGCCTACGTCGTCGGCTGCAACCGGGTCGGCACCGCGGGCGACGGCACCGAGCACACCGGCGACAGCCGCATCGTCAGCCCGATGGGCGAGCTGCTGGTGACCGCCGCGGGCGTGGAGACGGTGCTGGTGGCCGACGTCGACCCCGCGGAGGTGGCCGCGACCCGCCAGCGGCTGCAGTTCATCGCCGACAGGCGCTGA
- a CDS encoding VOC family protein, translated as MTAQLFAYVSYRDARAALDWLAALGFSEVRRQEGSDGVVTHAEVRWGDVVLMVSGDTADHLVPPLVGDSTGRGLYLRVEDVDGAFERAVAAGARPVVAPENTIWHSRRARVLDPGGQEWSFGTYEPGVAW; from the coding sequence GTGACCGCGCAGCTGTTCGCCTACGTCAGTTACCGCGATGCCCGTGCCGCCCTGGACTGGCTGGCCGCCCTCGGCTTCTCCGAGGTCCGGCGGCAGGAGGGCTCCGACGGTGTCGTGACCCACGCGGAGGTCCGCTGGGGGGACGTCGTCCTCATGGTGTCCGGCGACACCGCCGACCACCTGGTCCCGCCTCTGGTCGGCGACTCCACCGGGCGTGGCCTCTACCTGCGCGTCGAGGACGTCGACGGGGCCTTCGAGCGAGCCGTCGCCGCGGGTGCCCGGCCGGTCGTCGCCCCCGAGAACACCATCTGGCACAGCCGGCGGGCCCGGGTGCTGGACCCGGGCGGCCAGGAGTGGAGCTTCGGGACCTACGAGCCGGGCGTGGCCTGGTAA
- a CDS encoding PRC and DUF2382 domain-containing protein, with product MLSERELSAAIGSAAYGPDGEKIGTVEHFFTDDRTGAPTWVAVSTGLFGTRHSVVPATDATFTEGSVRLPVTKDAVRTAPSVSDQHLDPETEALLRQHYGLDAGTTPAGTTAGTTTAGTTTAPVGDDTTTRDLSQLPGDHRAGGTEQDTVSIDREAARDQTVPVAAVPTPPTTDGAMTRSEEQLRVTMERYAAKRVRVVKYVVTEEVQVTVPIRREEIRIEEIPLGDGAPATAGALDAAGTGGLPETIVLHTERPVVGTEVVPVERVRLRTEWVQEHVQVRDQVRRERVDVDQDHLGQERL from the coding sequence GTGTTGAGCGAGCGAGAACTGTCCGCGGCGATCGGCAGCGCGGCGTACGGGCCCGACGGCGAGAAGATCGGCACCGTCGAGCACTTCTTCACCGACGACCGCACCGGTGCCCCCACCTGGGTGGCGGTCTCCACCGGGCTGTTCGGCACCCGGCACTCCGTCGTCCCCGCGACCGACGCCACCTTCACCGAGGGCAGCGTGCGTCTGCCGGTCACCAAGGACGCGGTCCGCACCGCGCCGTCGGTGTCCGACCAGCACCTCGACCCCGAGACCGAGGCGCTGCTGCGCCAGCACTACGGCCTGGACGCCGGGACGACACCTGCCGGGACGACGGCCGGGACGACGACGGCCGGGACGACGACGGCCCCGGTCGGCGACGACACGACCACCCGCGACCTCTCCCAGCTGCCGGGCGACCACAGGGCGGGCGGCACGGAGCAGGACACCGTCAGCATCGACCGGGAGGCCGCCCGCGACCAGACCGTGCCGGTCGCCGCCGTGCCGACCCCGCCCACGACCGACGGCGCCATGACCCGCAGCGAGGAGCAGCTGCGGGTGACCATGGAGCGCTACGCCGCCAAGCGGGTGCGGGTGGTCAAGTACGTGGTCACCGAGGAGGTGCAGGTCACCGTCCCCATCCGCCGCGAGGAGATCCGGATCGAGGAGATCCCCCTGGGCGACGGCGCCCCGGCGACGGCCGGTGCCCTCGACGCGGCCGGCACGGGCGGCCTGCCGGAGACCATCGTGCTGCACACCGAGCGGCCGGTCGTCGGCACCGAGGTCGTGCCGGTGGAGCGGGTCCGGCTGCGCACCGAGTGGGTGCAGGAGCACGTGCAGGTCCGCGACCAGGTGCGCCGCGAGCGGGTCGACGTCGACCAGGACCACCTGGGCCAGGAGCGCCTCTAG
- a CDS encoding CYTH and CHAD domain-containing protein: MTSEHIEVERKFEAGEGFSLPDLTGVGEVAAVGDPEEQSLQATYYDTPDLRLLRSRVTLRRRTGGADAGWHVKLPAAAGARRELHQPLGRAARTAPRAVVAPVLGLLGTAAAEPVATVSTRRVVHRLLDEGGRVLAEVADDAVVGTAFATDPGEPATVTTWRELEVELVDGDEALLEAVTERLVAAGARPSAVPSKLGRVLDGRLPAPTSAAPEAATDGGTAGKGKKGRKKTPVRTAGEVVLGAVAGQLQALRDADLAVRTEQPEGVHDLRVACRRLRSILASFRPVLDREHTDPLREELRWVGAQLSGARDTEVALSHLRELVAAQPVELVLGPVAARLQQTEIKDHHAGARRVIRTLTDRRYLRLIDALDALLADPPVTQLAAAPAPAQLADAVRRTGKRLRRVVDAAREAEGDDRHHLLHEVRKATKRVRYTAEVAEAEFGAPATALVDCTKQVQDLLGAAQDTVVTRDVAVRVGRAAFAAGENAWTYGRLHGLEEARAEAAETGFWSLERGLRRAVKAVASLG; the protein is encoded by the coding sequence GTGACCAGCGAGCACATCGAGGTCGAGCGCAAGTTCGAGGCCGGCGAGGGCTTCTCCCTCCCGGACCTGACCGGTGTCGGGGAGGTCGCCGCGGTCGGCGACCCGGAGGAGCAGTCGCTCCAGGCGACCTACTACGACACCCCGGACCTGCGGCTGCTGCGCTCCCGCGTGACGCTGCGGCGGCGAACCGGCGGGGCCGACGCCGGTTGGCACGTGAAGCTGCCGGCGGCGGCCGGCGCCCGGCGGGAGCTGCACCAGCCGCTGGGCCGGGCGGCCCGCACCGCCCCGCGCGCCGTCGTCGCCCCGGTGCTCGGGCTGCTGGGCACCGCCGCGGCCGAGCCGGTCGCGACCGTCTCCACCCGCCGGGTGGTGCACCGGCTGCTCGACGAGGGCGGCCGGGTGCTGGCCGAGGTGGCCGACGACGCCGTCGTCGGCACGGCGTTCGCGACCGACCCCGGCGAGCCGGCCACCGTCACCACCTGGCGGGAGCTCGAGGTCGAGCTGGTCGACGGCGATGAGGCCCTGCTCGAGGCGGTCACCGAGCGGCTCGTCGCGGCCGGCGCCCGGCCCTCCGCCGTCCCCTCGAAGCTCGGCCGGGTGCTCGACGGGCGGCTGCCGGCGCCGACGTCCGCCGCCCCGGAGGCGGCGACGGACGGCGGGACGGCGGGCAAGGGGAAGAAGGGCAGGAAGAAGACCCCGGTCCGCACCGCCGGCGAGGTGGTCCTCGGGGCGGTGGCCGGGCAGCTGCAGGCGCTGCGGGACGCCGACCTGGCGGTGCGCACCGAGCAGCCCGAGGGGGTGCACGACCTGCGGGTCGCCTGCCGTCGGCTGCGCAGCATCCTCGCCTCGTTCCGCCCGGTGCTGGACCGCGAGCACACCGACCCGCTGCGCGAGGAGCTGCGGTGGGTGGGTGCCCAGCTCTCCGGCGCCCGCGACACCGAGGTCGCGCTGTCGCACCTGCGCGAGCTGGTCGCCGCCCAGCCGGTCGAGCTGGTGCTCGGACCGGTCGCCGCCCGGTTGCAGCAGACCGAGATCAAGGACCACCACGCCGGCGCCCGCCGGGTCATCCGCACGCTCACCGACCGGCGCTACCTGCGGTTGATCGACGCCCTGGACGCGCTGCTGGCCGACCCGCCGGTCACCCAGCTGGCCGCAGCGCCCGCCCCCGCGCAGCTGGCCGACGCCGTCCGCCGCACCGGGAAGCGGCTGCGCCGGGTCGTCGACGCGGCCCGCGAGGCGGAGGGCGACGACCGGCACCACCTGCTGCACGAGGTCCGGAAGGCCACCAAGCGGGTCCGGTACACCGCGGAGGTCGCGGAGGCCGAGTTCGGAGCGCCGGCGACGGCGCTGGTCGACTGCACCAAGCAGGTGCAGGACCTGCTGGGCGCCGCGCAGGACACCGTCGTCACCCGGGACGTCGCCGTGCGGGTCGGGCGGGCCGCCTTCGCGGCGGGCGAGAACGCCTGGACCTACGGCCGGCTGCACGGCCTCGAGGAGGCCCGGGCCGAGGCCGCCGAGACGGGGTTCTGGAGCCTGGAGCGGGGGCTGCGGCGCGCCGTCAAGGCCGTGGCCTCGCTGGGCTGA